In the Acomys russatus chromosome 13, mAcoRus1.1, whole genome shotgun sequence genome, one interval contains:
- the Jagn1 gene encoding LOW QUALITY PROTEIN: protein jagunal homolog 1 (The sequence of the model RefSeq protein was modified relative to this genomic sequence to represent the inferred CDS: deleted 1 base in 1 codon), producing the protein MASRAGPRAAGTDGSDFQHRERVAMHYQMSVTLKYEIKKLIYVHLVIWLLLVAKMSVGHLRLLSHDQVAMPYQWEYPYLLSIVPSLLGLLSFPRNNISYLVLSMISMGLFSIAPLIYGSMEMFPAAQQLYRHGKAYRFLFGFSAVSVMYLVLVLAVQVHAWQLYYSKKLLDSWFTSTQEKKRK; encoded by the exons ATGGCATCTCGGGCAGGC CCGCGAGCGGCTGGCACCGACGGTAGCGACTTTCAGCACCGGGAGCGCGTCGCCATGCACTACCAGATGAG CGTGACGCTCAAGTATGAAATCAAGAAGCTGATCTACGTGCATCTGGTCATATGGCTGTTGTTGGTTGCCAAGATGAGCGTGGGACACCTAAGGCTCTTGTCCCATGACCAGGTGGCCATGCCCTATCAGTGGGAATACCCGTATTTGTTGAGCATTGTGCCTTCCCTCTTgggccttctgtccttccctcggAACAACATTAGCTACCTGGTGCTCTCCATGATCAGCATGGGGCTCTTCTCCATTGCTCCCCTCATTTATGGCAGCATGGAGATGTTCCCTGCAGCGCAGCAGCTCTACCGCCATGGCAAGGCCTACCGCTTCCTGTTTGGCTTTTCTGCCGTCTCCGTCATGTACCTGGTATTGGTTCTGGCAGTCCAAGTTCATGCCTGGCAGCTCTACTACAGCAAGAAACTCTTGGACTCCTGGTTCACCAGCACACAGGAGAAGAAACGGAAATGA
- the Il17re gene encoding interleukin-17 receptor E: protein MGSPSLAALFLPLLLPLTSPAVSAQVGCLYLLRWTSHCLPASLVDKSFAGLQWGWLPLLAKKPKSPRKFKFYWMHRTPASSQRKLLGSPSLPQESHQTSNLFPAISHRGPRSRRTQPPTTEVDPLPGTGSQKRGGPEFSFDLLPEARAIRVAIPPGPEATVRLCYQWALECEDMTSPLDTQRVVSGGHTVDLPYESLLPCMCIEAFYLQEDTVRRKKCPFQSWPEAYGSDFWKSVRFSDYSQHNQMVMALTLRCPLKLEASLCWRQDPLTPCETLPNATAQESEGWYVLENVDLHPQLCFKFTLENSSHIECPRQSGSLPSWTVSMDTQAQQLTLHFSSKTHATFSAAWSNPDLGMGSLMPPVYSISQTQGSVPVTLDLMLPFLRPGSCILVWRSDVQFAWKHLLCPDVSHRHLGLLILALLGLTTLLGVVLVLLCRCLLPGPNQARPVLLLHAADSEAQRRLVGALAELLRTALGGRRDVIVDLWEGTHMARIGPLPWFLAARERVAREQGTVLLLWNCTSPSPACSGDPQAVSLRTLLCAAPRPLLLAYFSRLCAKGDIPRPLRALPSYRLFHDLPRLLRALDAGPASLATSWNQLGAKQCLQSRLELCHQLELDAAQVDHQRSTDSPCASSCL, encoded by the exons ATGGGGAGCCCCAGCCTGGCAGCCttgttcctgcctctccttctacCGCTCACCAGCCCTGCTGTGTCTGCTCAGGTTGGCTGCCTCTACCTGCTACGCTGGACCAGCCACTGTCTACCGGCCTCACTTGTG GATAAGAGTTTCGCTG GTCTTCAGTGGGGCTGGCTGCCTCTCTTGGCGAAGAAACCTAAAAGTCCTCGGAAGTTTAAATTCTACTGGATGCACAGGACACCAGCATCCTCCCAG AGGAAGCTTCTGGGCAGCCCTTCCCTGCCTCAGGAAAGCCATCAAACTTCCAACCTGTTTCCGGCCATCTCCCACAGAGGCCCACGCTCCAGAAGGACCCAGCCTCCAACCACAGAAGTAGACCCTCTCCCTGGAACAGGTTCACAAAAGCGTGGAG GACCTGAGTTCTCCTTTGACTTGCTACCTGAAGCGCGGGCTATTCGGGTGGCCATTCCTCCAGGCCCAGAGGCTACTGTGCGTCTCTGTTACCAGTGGGCACTGGAATGCGAAGACATGACGAGTCCCTTAGATACCCAG AGAGTTGTGTCTGGAGGCCACACTGTCGACCTGCCTTATGAGTCGCTTTTGCCCTGCATGTGCATAGAG GCCTTCTACCTGCAAGAGGATACTGTGAGGCGCAAAAAGTGTCCCTTTCAGAGCTGGCCTGAAGCCT ATGGCTCGGACTTCTGGAAGTCAGTACGCTTCTCCGACTACAGCCAGCACAACCAGATGGTCATGGCTCTGACACTCCGCTGCCCATTGAAACTGGAGGCTTCCCTCTGCTGGAGGCAGGACCCACTCACGCCCTGTGAAACCCTCCCCAATGCCACTGCACAGGAGTCAGAAGGA TGGTATGTCCTGGAGAATGTTGACTTGCATCCCCAGCTCTGCTTTAAG TTTACTTTAGAAAACAGCAGCCATATTGAATGTCCCCGCCAGAGTG GCTCTCTCCCATCCTGGACTGTGAGCATGGATACCCAGGCCCAACAACTGACTCTTCACTTTTCCTCGAAGACACATGCTACCTTCAGTGCTGCCTGGAGTAACCCAGACTTGGGGATGGGTAGTTTGATGCCTCCTGTATATAGCATCAGCCAG ACCCAGGGCTCAGTCCCAGTGACTCTAGACCTCATGCTTCCCTTCCTGAGGCCGGGGAGCTGCATCCTG GTATGGAGGTCAGATGTCCAGTTTGCCTGGAAGCACCTCTTGTGTCCTGATG TCTCCCACAGACACCTGGGCCTCTTGATCCTGGCACTGCTGGGCCTCACCACTCTGCTGGGTGTAGTTCTGGTTCTTCTCTGCCGGTGCCTACTGCCAG GCCCGAACCAAGCGCGGCCAGTTTTACTCCTGCACGCAGCGGATTCAGAAGCACAGCGGCGCCTGGTGGGAGCGTTGGCCGAACTATTGCGGACCGCGCTGGGCGGCAGGCGCGACGTGATCGTGGATCTCTGGGAGGGGACGCACATGGCACGCATTGGACCACTGCCATGGTTCTTGGCGGCCCGGGAGCGTGTGGCACGGGAGCAGGGCACGGTGCTGCTTCTGTGGAACTGTACCAGCCCCAGCCCGGCCTGCAGCGGCGACCCCCAAGCTGTGTCCCTTCGCACTTTGCTCTGCGCTGCTCCACGCCCGCTGCTGCTGGCTTACTTCAGTCGCCTCTGTGCCAAGGGCGACATCCCCAGGCCGCTGCGCGCTCTGCCGAGCTACCGCCTCTTTCATGACCTGCCGCGCCTGCTGAGGGCGTTGGATGCTGGGCCTGCCAGCCTAGCCACCAGCTGGAATCAACTTGGGGCTAAACAGTGCTTGCAAAGCCGCCTGGAACTGTGTCACCAGCTGGAACTCGATGCTGCCCAAGTTGACCACCAACGTTCAACCGATAGTCCCTGCGCTTCCAGTTGTCTCTAG